The following are from one region of the Alicyclobacillus fastidiosus genome:
- a CDS encoding sodium:calcium antiporter, with amino-acid sequence MILAVQMIFSLAMILFGAELFTNAVEWLGRKLGLGQGAIGSVLAAVGTALPETAVPVTAILFGRSHEAEQVGIGGILGAPFLLATLGSLVMAVALLSFRAKSTGYILHVGLSSYRRDHLCFLAAYALSIIAGLVPTHIVHQVVPFLLILVYLVFIVMTVRDKSDRLEEDELRPLYIQRKSTIPSITLVFVQLFVSLALIVGGAHVLTGGVERIAVRVGLPTFVLSALIIPLATELPETLNSVVWIRQGKDSLAAGNITGAMVFQSTLVPALGIWMTPWNFTGDAFLTAILTLLAAFFTFAMSRVYGRLTPWMLLVSSSLYWVMPMQTMASRYGLHRFYWLFGVVIGASLLLAFVSDKRANKLRY; translated from the coding sequence GTGATTCTGGCGGTGCAAATGATCTTCTCCTTAGCCATGATTCTGTTTGGTGCGGAGTTGTTTACAAACGCGGTTGAATGGCTTGGGCGGAAACTGGGCCTGGGTCAGGGGGCAATTGGAAGCGTGTTGGCCGCCGTAGGCACTGCGTTGCCAGAGACTGCCGTGCCTGTGACTGCTATTCTCTTTGGCAGATCTCACGAGGCCGAGCAGGTCGGGATTGGCGGCATCCTCGGTGCGCCGTTTTTGCTCGCTACCTTGGGCTCACTGGTGATGGCCGTAGCACTTCTTTCGTTTCGCGCAAAATCCACCGGCTACATATTGCACGTTGGGCTATCTTCCTACCGGCGTGATCATCTCTGCTTTCTCGCCGCGTATGCATTGTCCATCATCGCTGGACTTGTGCCTACGCATATTGTTCACCAAGTGGTCCCGTTTCTCCTCATCCTCGTCTATCTTGTATTCATTGTGATGACGGTTCGCGACAAGTCCGACCGACTGGAGGAGGACGAACTAAGGCCGCTCTATATTCAGCGCAAATCCACCATTCCCAGCATCACACTCGTGTTTGTCCAACTGTTTGTCTCGTTAGCTTTGATTGTCGGTGGCGCACACGTACTGACCGGCGGCGTGGAGCGAATCGCCGTGCGCGTGGGCCTTCCCACGTTCGTCTTGTCTGCACTGATTATCCCACTGGCGACAGAGCTACCGGAAACGCTCAACAGCGTCGTGTGGATCCGCCAGGGGAAAGACAGCCTGGCGGCGGGAAACATCACGGGCGCGATGGTCTTCCAGAGTACGCTTGTACCCGCACTTGGCATTTGGATGACACCTTGGAACTTTACCGGTGATGCTTTTCTCACAGCTATCCTCACGCTGCTGGCGGCGTTCTTCACGTTCGCCATGTCTCGGGTATATGGCCGCCTCACACCGTGGATGCTCCTCGTGTCGTCGTCGCTTTACTGGGTAATGCCGATGCAGACGATGGCGAGTCGCTACGGCCTACATCGCTTCTACTGGTTGTTCGGAGTCGTCATTGGGGCGAGTCTATTGCTCGCATTCGTTTCTGATAAACGTGCAAACAAACTCCGATATTAG
- the trxA gene encoding thioredoxin, which translates to MATQKVTDADFASFIQSDKPVLVDFWATWCGPCKMMAPVLEEVSDEYAGKLVVGKLDVDENPQTAGQFGIMSIPTLLLFKDGQVVKQLIGYKPKDDLVAQLSDVI; encoded by the coding sequence TTGGCAACGCAAAAAGTAACGGATGCGGACTTCGCGTCGTTTATTCAATCTGATAAACCGGTCCTCGTGGACTTCTGGGCGACCTGGTGTGGACCTTGCAAGATGATGGCACCTGTGTTGGAAGAGGTGTCTGATGAGTACGCTGGCAAGCTCGTTGTCGGCAAGCTGGACGTGGATGAGAACCCACAGACAGCAGGTCAATTTGGCATTATGAGTATTCCGACCTTGCTCCTGTTCAAGGATGGACAAGTGGTCAAACAACTGATTGGTTATAAGCCGAAGGACGACTTGGTCGCACAGTTGAGCGACGTCATCTAA
- a CDS encoding IclR family transcriptional regulator — translation MDYYVPSVALSVRMLKLLSRYKYKACSLTQIAELTGANKTTCLRVLRTLEAEDLIKYDAQTKQYSLGQYLIPLGYRALQLNDSVSRATAELRSVANSTGLTTVLIERLQDDHLIYIASEEPLGEVHISVSIGQQFPLVGAGFGRCFLAYDDESSWPRWIDQGLVEYTPQSITDAQLFVNILRDIRSTGYHVSHGGLMQGVSSVAAPIFGKHGDVEWVMACLATTSELQSERAESVAHTLLHTTQALSEWNGYHTGEGGKMR, via the coding sequence ATGGACTACTATGTTCCGTCCGTCGCGCTCTCTGTTCGGATGTTGAAGTTGTTGAGTCGATACAAGTATAAGGCGTGTTCGCTCACGCAAATTGCGGAACTCACGGGCGCCAATAAGACGACTTGCCTGCGCGTCCTGCGCACGTTGGAGGCGGAGGACCTGATCAAGTACGACGCCCAAACCAAGCAATACAGTCTTGGCCAGTATTTAATTCCGCTCGGGTACCGCGCTTTGCAGTTGAATGACTCGGTCTCGCGCGCCACGGCAGAACTCCGTTCCGTCGCGAATAGCACAGGCCTCACAACTGTGCTCATCGAGCGCCTGCAGGACGATCACCTGATCTACATCGCGTCCGAAGAGCCTCTGGGGGAGGTGCACATCTCTGTCTCCATCGGTCAACAATTTCCTCTTGTCGGCGCGGGATTTGGGCGGTGTTTCCTCGCCTATGACGACGAATCATCATGGCCCCGATGGATTGATCAGGGACTCGTGGAATACACGCCGCAGTCGATCACGGATGCGCAGCTGTTCGTGAATATCCTGCGGGACATCCGTAGCACGGGATATCACGTTTCTCACGGCGGACTCATGCAAGGGGTATCGTCTGTGGCGGCGCCTATCTTCGGCAAACACGGCGACGTTGAATGGGTCATGGCCTGTTTAGCGACCACATCGGAGCTTCAGTCGGAAAGGGCAGAGTCGGTGGCTCACACGCTGCTCCATACGACACAAGCGCTGTCTGAGTGGAACGGGTATCATACCGGAGAGGGCGGGAAGATGCGATGA
- a CDS encoding 3-hydroxyacyl-CoA dehydrogenase, whose amino-acid sequence MSVEKIAVIGAGTMGRGIAYTAILAGFQVALHDIDSEQLTRATEDMNRLMERRVQRQEMAPDDRSAALARLQITTDFKQAVEDADMVIEAVLEMMDIKVEVFAQLDALCPAHAIFATNTSTMSPTEIGAATTRPRQTIAMHFFNPVHKMRLVEIVRGLETSDDTFEIARSVATRMGKESVEVNEFPGFVTSRISCLVGNEAMKMLQEGVASAEDIDKAIQLGLNYPMGPLALADLVGLDSRLRNMQYLHQKLGETYRPAPILEKYVKAGRLGRKTGRGFYDYTSKS is encoded by the coding sequence ATGAGTGTTGAGAAGATTGCCGTGATCGGCGCCGGAACCATGGGGAGAGGTATCGCGTATACCGCCATCCTGGCGGGATTTCAAGTGGCTTTACACGATATTGACAGCGAACAGTTGACGCGTGCGACGGAGGATATGAATCGGTTGATGGAGAGGAGAGTTCAACGCCAAGAGATGGCCCCGGACGATCGGAGCGCCGCGTTGGCCCGACTTCAGATCACCACCGATTTCAAACAGGCTGTCGAGGACGCCGACATGGTGATTGAAGCCGTTCTCGAGATGATGGACATCAAGGTCGAGGTGTTCGCACAGCTCGACGCGCTTTGTCCAGCGCATGCAATTTTCGCAACGAATACCTCGACGATGAGTCCAACGGAAATTGGCGCGGCCACGACCCGGCCTAGACAAACCATCGCCATGCACTTTTTTAACCCGGTTCACAAGATGAGACTCGTTGAAATCGTGCGGGGACTTGAAACGTCGGACGACACCTTCGAAATCGCCAGAAGTGTTGCGACCAGGATGGGAAAGGAGTCGGTTGAAGTCAATGAGTTCCCAGGCTTTGTGACCAGTCGAATCAGTTGTCTAGTCGGAAACGAGGCGATGAAGATGCTCCAGGAAGGTGTGGCCTCTGCAGAAGACATCGATAAGGCCATTCAGTTAGGGCTGAATTACCCGATGGGACCGCTTGCACTGGCAGACCTGGTAGGTCTCGATTCACGGTTGCGCAATATGCAGTATCTGCATCAAAAGTTGGGAGAGACGTACCGACCCGCACCTATTCTCGAAAAATATGTCAAGGCAGGGCGGTTAGGGCGAAAAACCGGCAGGGGATTTTATGATTACACTTCAAAATCGTGA
- a CDS encoding acyl-CoA dehydrogenase family protein has translation MDFALSQDIVRMKETVRQFVASEVEPLAMKIEEEDGVPQALLDKSKALGLFGLSIPEEYGGMGVNMVGKCALYEELGKTINGYTTILGAHSGIGSVGLVELSNEEQKMRYLPKMANGEWIGAFALTEPQAGSNAANLRTTAVKKGDRYILNGQKIYITNAPIAHVFTVMAVTDAALGAKGITSFIVERDFPGFQVGSVEKKMGLHGSHTAQLYFEDVEVPEENVLGTVGAGYVNALKILANGRAGLAARCLGSCQYLLDKSIAYAMEREQFGKAIFEQQIIQHYLAEMALEIETLRSMTYRVAWMSDEGHSVIKEAAMLKLYGSEVYNRIADKAVQIHGGVGYIADYPIERFYRDARITRIYEGTSEIQKNIIAAQLKKEYAARA, from the coding sequence ATGGATTTCGCGTTATCACAAGATATCGTGAGGATGAAGGAGACTGTGCGACAGTTTGTCGCAAGCGAAGTAGAGCCTTTGGCGATGAAGATCGAAGAGGAAGACGGTGTGCCGCAAGCGCTTCTCGACAAATCCAAGGCACTCGGCCTGTTCGGTTTGAGCATTCCCGAAGAATACGGTGGTATGGGTGTGAACATGGTCGGGAAATGCGCGCTTTACGAGGAACTCGGTAAAACCATCAACGGTTATACCACCATTCTCGGAGCACACAGCGGAATCGGGTCGGTCGGCCTCGTCGAACTGTCGAACGAGGAGCAAAAAATGCGCTACCTTCCGAAGATGGCCAATGGCGAATGGATTGGTGCGTTTGCCTTGACGGAGCCGCAGGCGGGATCGAATGCCGCGAATCTGCGCACGACGGCGGTGAAAAAGGGAGACCGGTACATTCTCAATGGCCAAAAAATTTACATTACAAATGCGCCGATCGCTCACGTGTTCACAGTGATGGCTGTGACGGATGCGGCGCTCGGGGCAAAGGGCATCACGTCGTTCATCGTCGAACGCGACTTCCCCGGTTTTCAAGTGGGTAGCGTCGAGAAGAAAATGGGATTACACGGTTCACATACGGCGCAACTGTACTTCGAGGATGTGGAGGTACCCGAAGAGAACGTACTTGGGACCGTGGGTGCCGGGTATGTAAACGCTTTAAAGATTTTAGCGAATGGGCGGGCTGGATTGGCCGCGCGCTGTTTAGGGTCCTGTCAGTACCTGCTCGACAAATCCATTGCCTATGCCATGGAGCGAGAGCAATTTGGGAAGGCCATTTTTGAGCAACAGATTATCCAGCACTACCTGGCTGAAATGGCACTTGAAATCGAGACACTGCGCTCGATGACCTATCGCGTGGCTTGGATGAGCGACGAGGGACACAGCGTGATCAAGGAAGCCGCCATGCTGAAACTGTACGGGTCGGAAGTGTACAACCGGATCGCGGACAAAGCAGTGCAAATTCATGGCGGCGTCGGTTACATCGCGGACTATCCCATCGAGCGATTCTATCGAGACGCGCGCATCACACGAATCTACGAAGGCACGTCAGAAATTCAAAAGAACATCATCGCAGCGCAGTTGAAAAAGGAGTATGCCGCGCGCGCTTAG
- a CDS encoding thiolase family protein → MEQVWLVEYVRTPIGRQGGALKGIRPDDLAAHVIKSVVARSGVRPELIGEVIMGCVNQAGEDNRNVARMAALLAGLPECVPGVTVNRLCASGLDAVNQGARAIALGEIQMAVAGGVESMTRAPLVLQKPEVEYVRGNQTLWDTALGWRMMNPKFPYPFESMGETAENVAQQYRIGRDDQDHFALCSQRKAAQATEQGVFQEEIVPIVVRGQSGDETIDTDEHPRPNTTAGSLAKLRPVFREGGSVTAGNSSGINDGAAALLLVSETMGRELGLRPMARYVVSASAGVSPRTMGLGPIPATQKALRLAGLSIADVDVFELNEAFAAQSLACIRELQIPMDRVNPNGGAIALGHPLGCSGARLIGTLARQLQRTGSRYGVASMCVGVGQGVATVIERVE, encoded by the coding sequence ATGGAGCAGGTTTGGCTTGTCGAGTACGTTCGAACGCCCATCGGACGGCAAGGTGGGGCGCTCAAAGGCATTCGCCCGGACGATCTCGCCGCCCACGTCATCAAATCCGTCGTCGCGCGAAGTGGTGTACGTCCAGAGCTCATCGGCGAAGTCATCATGGGGTGCGTCAATCAGGCTGGCGAGGACAATCGCAATGTCGCGCGGATGGCCGCACTGCTCGCTGGATTGCCAGAGTGTGTACCGGGGGTCACCGTCAACCGCCTTTGTGCATCCGGGCTCGACGCCGTCAATCAAGGGGCGCGAGCGATTGCCCTCGGCGAAATTCAGATGGCCGTCGCCGGTGGTGTCGAGAGCATGACTCGTGCTCCGCTCGTCCTCCAGAAACCTGAGGTCGAATACGTCCGGGGAAATCAAACTTTGTGGGACACGGCCCTCGGTTGGCGCATGATGAATCCAAAATTTCCGTACCCGTTTGAGAGCATGGGTGAAACCGCGGAAAACGTCGCGCAACAGTACAGGATCGGCCGCGATGACCAGGACCACTTTGCGCTGTGCAGTCAACGCAAGGCCGCGCAGGCGACGGAGCAAGGAGTGTTCCAAGAGGAGATCGTGCCGATTGTCGTTCGCGGGCAGTCAGGCGATGAAACGATTGACACCGATGAGCACCCGCGGCCAAACACGACTGCAGGATCACTGGCCAAGTTGCGCCCTGTGTTTCGAGAGGGCGGTTCTGTGACCGCTGGCAACTCGTCTGGAATCAACGACGGCGCTGCAGCACTTCTCCTCGTCTCCGAGACGATGGGGCGAGAACTGGGGTTGCGACCCATGGCGCGCTATGTCGTGAGTGCGTCCGCCGGCGTGAGCCCACGGACGATGGGGCTGGGTCCCATCCCTGCCACGCAGAAGGCGCTGCGACTCGCGGGACTGTCCATCGCGGACGTCGACGTCTTTGAGCTGAATGAAGCGTTCGCGGCGCAGTCGCTCGCCTGTATCCGGGAACTGCAGATTCCGATGGATCGCGTCAACCCAAACGGAGGGGCTATCGCCTTGGGGCATCCGCTGGGGTGTTCTGGCGCCAGGTTGATCGGTACGCTCGCTCGTCAATTACAACGCACAGGGAGCCGCTACGGAGTGGCGTCGATGTGCGTTGGAGTCGGGCAGGGGGTGGCCACGGTCATCGAGCGCGTCGAATGA
- a CDS encoding alpha/beta fold hydrolase: MQKAIELEYNGRILRGMEHVPDGETHPLPAVVLYHGFAATCVEPHRLFVKICRALESVGIASFRFDFSGSGESDGNFEEMTVSGEISEAHAIFDWVQADPRLDPTHISVVGLSMGGLVASQVAGARPKDIRRLVLLAPGGGKIRDIVLGLLTDSGTDITKEAPYYDYLGNLVSHACLDDLSTIDVYRRASHYTGPVLIIHGTEDSVVPVEAAIGYQEQAYNGRAMVHLMEGADHTFDKREWEAALIDQLVRYVCDHP, encoded by the coding sequence ATGCAGAAGGCGATTGAACTCGAATACAATGGACGGATATTACGCGGGATGGAACATGTGCCTGATGGTGAGACGCATCCCCTCCCTGCGGTGGTGTTGTATCACGGTTTCGCAGCGACGTGTGTCGAGCCACACCGCTTGTTTGTCAAGATTTGCCGGGCCCTAGAGTCCGTCGGCATAGCGAGTTTTCGATTTGATTTTTCCGGCAGTGGCGAGAGCGATGGGAACTTCGAGGAAATGACGGTTAGCGGCGAAATTTCCGAAGCACACGCCATTTTTGACTGGGTTCAGGCGGATCCACGCCTAGATCCAACGCATATTTCTGTAGTGGGCCTTAGCATGGGCGGCCTCGTGGCGAGTCAAGTGGCTGGGGCACGTCCAAAGGATATCCGTCGGCTCGTACTACTGGCGCCCGGCGGTGGCAAAATTCGCGATATCGTATTGGGCTTACTCACCGACAGCGGCACGGACATCACCAAGGAAGCCCCGTACTATGACTACCTCGGGAATTTGGTGAGCCATGCCTGCCTGGATGATTTATCGACCATCGACGTGTATCGTCGCGCAAGCCACTACACAGGGCCCGTTCTCATTATCCATGGGACCGAGGACTCAGTGGTACCTGTAGAGGCAGCAATAGGCTATCAAGAACAGGCATATAACGGCCGAGCTATGGTTCACTTGATGGAAGGCGCCGATCACACCTTCGACAAGCGTGAGTGGGAAGCTGCGTTGATAGACCAACTGGTGAGATATGTGTGTGACCATCCGTAA
- a CDS encoding sigma 54-interacting transcriptional regulator gives MEMSNLFKVLNTLDTPLLIVQLEGKLEWANQAAKMSVLANFRTDANDGTNTNDPTRINVDSFPDITPSDSTDDAVSLISEARGAELVLPEGFSYILHKEIFGPNRFLIECLRLPEGPDESHIWALQQEKSDLAELIDSSLDEWYITDGEGITLQVNDQVEQMYGPLVGGLVGKSIFDLERQRIFYPSVTAMVLRHRKQQTVLQNTIDGRRLISTGNAIFNADGSIKRVISYAKDVSELELLTLNGRPALPPESTVAPSEQPTPFVSNSPAMRRCMDRALRVARTNASVILLGETGVGKNRVAKYIHQISQWSKGPWVEINCASIPESLLESELFGYERGSFTGARREGKPGKVELAQGGTLFLNEIGELPLNLQGKLLDLLQEHRIERIGATAPTYVDTRIITATNRNLREMVTQGTFRADLFYRLNVIPIEIPPLRQRIEDITPLCEVYLAQFTNKHNLKEHVLDEAALDLLRKYEWPGNIRELENILEYLAITVDDVIIQTHHLPPEVVTASASPRCEHATLSDDWKHHLRTSEREIYAAALAKCSSTREVAALLGVSQSTVVRKLKQHGLR, from the coding sequence ATGGAGATGAGCAATCTGTTCAAGGTTCTCAATACGCTTGATACCCCGCTTTTAATTGTCCAACTCGAAGGCAAATTAGAATGGGCCAACCAGGCAGCTAAGATGAGCGTGCTCGCCAACTTCCGTACCGATGCGAATGACGGAACGAACACGAACGATCCCACCCGAATCAATGTGGACAGCTTTCCTGACATAACTCCCAGTGATTCAACCGATGACGCCGTATCCCTAATCTCCGAGGCAAGGGGTGCGGAATTAGTGCTGCCAGAGGGATTCTCCTACATTCTACACAAGGAAATCTTCGGACCCAACCGGTTCCTCATTGAGTGCTTGCGGCTTCCCGAAGGTCCGGACGAAAGCCATATCTGGGCGCTTCAACAAGAGAAAAGTGATCTCGCGGAACTGATCGATTCCTCTCTGGATGAGTGGTACATCACGGATGGCGAAGGAATTACCCTGCAGGTCAACGATCAAGTCGAGCAGATGTACGGTCCCTTAGTCGGCGGCCTCGTCGGGAAGTCCATCTTCGATCTCGAACGTCAACGAATCTTCTATCCCTCCGTCACTGCCATGGTGTTGCGACATCGTAAGCAGCAGACAGTACTACAGAACACAATCGACGGGCGACGTCTGATTTCGACTGGGAATGCCATCTTTAATGCGGACGGATCGATAAAACGAGTCATATCCTACGCGAAAGATGTGTCAGAATTGGAACTCCTCACACTGAATGGTCGGCCCGCGCTTCCGCCTGAGAGCACGGTAGCACCGTCAGAGCAACCGACCCCGTTCGTCTCCAACAGTCCTGCAATGCGGCGATGTATGGATCGGGCGCTCCGGGTTGCCCGGACAAATGCATCCGTCATCTTGCTTGGAGAAACAGGAGTCGGCAAAAACCGAGTAGCAAAATACATCCATCAAATCAGCCAATGGTCAAAGGGACCGTGGGTTGAAATAAACTGCGCATCCATCCCAGAGTCACTCCTTGAGAGTGAACTGTTCGGGTATGAGCGGGGATCGTTCACCGGTGCACGGCGAGAAGGCAAGCCTGGGAAGGTAGAACTCGCACAGGGGGGGACGCTGTTTTTGAATGAAATCGGGGAACTGCCCCTTAATTTACAGGGCAAACTGCTTGATTTACTACAGGAACATCGTATTGAGCGAATCGGCGCGACTGCCCCTACCTACGTTGACACTCGTATTATCACCGCGACCAACCGCAACTTGCGCGAGATGGTGACACAAGGTACTTTTCGCGCGGATCTGTTCTACCGCCTCAACGTAATCCCGATTGAAATTCCGCCGCTCAGGCAGAGGATCGAAGATATCACGCCGCTTTGCGAAGTCTATCTCGCACAATTCACAAATAAACACAATCTAAAAGAACACGTGCTGGATGAGGCCGCTCTGGATCTCTTGCGCAAATATGAGTGGCCCGGTAACATCCGTGAGTTGGAAAACATACTAGAGTATTTAGCAATCACAGTGGACGACGTCATCATTCAGACACACCATTTACCGCCAGAGGTAGTCACTGCTTCAGCAAGTCCACGATGTGAGCACGCCACACTTTCCGATGACTGGAAACACCACCTGCGCACATCGGAGCGAGAAATCTACGCGGCCGCCCTGGCGAAATGCTCTAGCACGCGTGAGGTCGCAGCACTCCTCGGCGTCAGCCAGTCCACCGTGGTACGCAAGTTGAAGCAGCATGGGCTACGGTAA
- a CDS encoding SRPBCC family protein — protein sequence MNVELSRTEVSAFQDENVDMTLPYALYVDPMVLRMEYEKIFTKSWQYVGHVARLKKPGDYIACTIGNEPILVVRDHDNEIRAFYNVCPHRGTKLVQDSAGSKKILQCCYHGWTFQLNGKLHQAPNFRKAPGFCGDDYCLRPVHVSIEQSLVFVNLSEDPVPLATEFADFFADLGQFHFLKDLNLYSTEQRIIKCNWKTFIDNYLECDHCPIAHPSFVATLDMTKYQIINADKCNIQGSQVKASRQDFNDAEVQEGRFYWLWPNVMFTIYPGPGNFRSIQMIPVDHETTLGIYSVYVQGEEPTEEQKQLIAFAKQVADEDVDIVELQQIGLGSTAFKQGLMSPTEHGLRHFHNLVRTALK from the coding sequence ATGAATGTAGAGCTCAGCAGGACAGAAGTCAGTGCATTCCAGGATGAAAACGTTGACATGACGCTGCCATACGCGCTGTATGTGGATCCAATGGTGTTGCGTATGGAGTATGAAAAGATTTTCACGAAGTCGTGGCAGTATGTTGGCCACGTTGCACGACTCAAGAAGCCAGGGGATTACATCGCGTGTACGATTGGGAACGAGCCGATTCTCGTTGTGCGTGATCACGACAATGAGATCCGCGCCTTCTATAACGTGTGCCCCCATCGGGGGACAAAGTTGGTTCAGGACAGTGCGGGATCGAAGAAGATTCTGCAATGTTGCTACCACGGCTGGACGTTCCAGCTGAATGGGAAGCTGCACCAGGCCCCTAACTTTAGGAAAGCACCAGGTTTTTGCGGCGACGACTACTGTTTAAGACCAGTCCACGTCTCTATCGAGCAGTCACTCGTGTTCGTCAACCTGAGTGAGGACCCGGTACCCCTCGCAACAGAGTTTGCAGATTTCTTCGCTGATTTGGGTCAATTCCACTTTCTCAAAGATTTGAACTTGTATAGCACGGAACAGCGCATCATCAAATGCAACTGGAAGACCTTCATTGACAACTATCTGGAATGCGATCACTGCCCGATTGCTCATCCCAGCTTCGTCGCCACGCTCGATATGACGAAGTATCAAATCATTAACGCGGACAAGTGCAATATTCAGGGGTCTCAAGTGAAGGCGAGCCGTCAGGATTTCAATGATGCCGAAGTGCAGGAGGGGCGCTTCTACTGGCTGTGGCCAAACGTAATGTTCACGATTTATCCAGGGCCTGGGAACTTCCGGTCGATTCAGATGATCCCTGTCGATCATGAAACGACCCTCGGCATCTACTCCGTCTATGTACAAGGAGAGGAACCGACGGAGGAGCAGAAACAACTGATCGCGTTTGCGAAACAAGTGGCTGATGAAGATGTGGATATCGTGGAATTGCAGCAGATTGGGCTTGGATCAACCGCGTTCAAACAAGGGCTGATGTCTCCGACTGAGCACGGTCTACGTCACTTTCACAATCTCGTCCGCACCGCCCTGAAGTAG
- a CDS encoding cytosine permease: MRVEQRSIDYIPDAERHGKARDLFNIWFSANMQLTPVMTGAVVVSLGLNIFWALAAVIIGNIIGGLFMATHSAQGPKLGIPQMIQSRAQFGVVGAILPLVLVMVMYIGSVYYSGLLGAQAIHSALHGVPVWLAMIVLNGVTLIVTTFGYDLIHAIEKYFAIVFALFFILITVEAFRRPLPSHSWSVSGFKYGPFLMALSICTTWLLTYAPYVADYSRYLPRNTSSKATFAWTYTGGVLGTAWPMILGVVLIAASAKFGDNPTGFLAQLVGPTLAPILYLVVVLGILGVNVLNLYCAFMATVTTIEPFTKMKVTPTKRFVILGIIDAVATYIGIVGQGSLITIMNDFLLLLQYIMVPWSAINLVDFYLLRRGNYSIQDIFDVNGKYGRVNWICVGSYLLTVAAQIPFMNVAGVYEGPISKALNHADIAWIIALILPALIYYFAMKAKLLATGEIQEIHKYSSRSPIDVIESTQTER; encoded by the coding sequence ATGAGGGTCGAACAGCGCAGTATCGATTATATCCCGGATGCGGAACGGCATGGCAAGGCCCGAGACCTGTTCAATATCTGGTTCAGTGCGAACATGCAGCTCACCCCGGTCATGACGGGGGCAGTTGTCGTCTCGCTTGGACTGAATATTTTCTGGGCACTGGCGGCAGTGATCATCGGCAATATCATTGGTGGTCTGTTCATGGCTACCCACTCTGCGCAAGGGCCGAAACTTGGCATTCCGCAGATGATTCAAAGTAGGGCACAGTTTGGCGTCGTTGGTGCAATTTTGCCGCTCGTTCTCGTCATGGTCATGTACATCGGATCGGTCTACTATAGTGGACTGCTTGGCGCACAAGCGATTCACAGTGCGCTTCACGGAGTGCCAGTGTGGTTGGCGATGATTGTCCTCAATGGTGTCACACTCATTGTCACAACATTCGGCTACGATTTGATTCATGCCATTGAGAAGTACTTTGCGATTGTCTTTGCCCTCTTCTTCATCCTTATCACAGTGGAGGCTTTTCGGCGGCCTCTTCCGTCTCACAGTTGGTCTGTAAGCGGATTCAAATATGGTCCATTCCTCATGGCGCTGAGCATTTGTACTACCTGGCTATTGACTTATGCACCGTATGTTGCTGACTACTCGCGATACCTGCCAAGAAACACTTCGTCGAAAGCGACCTTTGCCTGGACGTACACTGGCGGCGTCCTTGGTACAGCGTGGCCTATGATTCTCGGTGTGGTACTGATTGCGGCATCTGCGAAATTCGGAGATAACCCCACAGGATTTCTTGCGCAATTGGTCGGCCCGACGCTTGCGCCGATTCTTTACTTGGTGGTGGTTCTCGGGATTCTCGGCGTCAATGTTCTGAATCTCTACTGTGCATTCATGGCCACCGTCACCACGATTGAGCCGTTTACGAAAATGAAAGTCACACCGACCAAACGGTTTGTCATATTGGGCATTATCGATGCTGTCGCCACTTATATCGGCATTGTCGGCCAAGGGAGTCTGATCACCATCATGAATGACTTCCTCCTCTTGCTGCAGTACATCATGGTGCCTTGGAGTGCGATCAATCTTGTTGATTTCTACCTCCTGCGCAGGGGGAATTACAGCATTCAGGACATTTTTGATGTCAACGGGAAGTACGGGCGCGTGAATTGGATTTGCGTTGGTTCGTATCTCTTGACCGTCGCTGCCCAAATTCCGTTTATGAACGTGGCCGGCGTCTATGAAGGACCCATCTCCAAAGCACTCAACCATGCAGATATCGCCTGGATTATCGCTTTAATACTTCCTGCTCTCATTTATTACTTTGCGATGAAAGCGAAACTACTTGCGACCGGTGAAATTCAGGAGATTCATAAATACTCCTCCCGCAGCCCGATAGACGTCATAGAATCCACGCAAACAGAAAGGTAG